TGtagcattaaaaaattattatttcctgCTTATTCTTATGATGAAATAGGTAGTAGTTGTAGTGTGATAAAAGGGTGAGTTggctcttatttatttttatatattggttTATCAAGTAGAGTATAAATGAATACTCTTAATGAAAAATCACATATATAAGTGAGAAATGTGGTTATTTCTTTGAGAACTTTAATGAAGGAAAATTTATGTAAAACATCCATAAATCCAGGATTTGTTTAGTgccaaaataaacataataatgaGAACCAAAGTAAATATCTAGGTAGAAAACTATGTGAATATTATTGTCTTGGTTTACACAAAAGGTTGAAAGTTTAAGACATCGCGTTCTCTATTTAATGGAGTAAATCTAATAGTTTTTCACTAAacaatattcaaaattaaaagaaacctaTCTTGATGTGATGATCTACCAAATTAGTATCTCTTTATCAATTTTCAAGTCTTTTATACTAACCAAATTAGTATCTCTTTATCAATTTTCAAGTCTTTTATACTACTCGGGTAATTTTCATTCATATGAAGGAttgttgaaatttgttttaataaaatatgattaaaaggCATATctaaggtcaaattaaaaatggaGTCCACTCACTTTTAAGGTCAAATCTTTATTAAAAAGTGGAGTCCAacaaaatttcattaatatgaaacattaacatgattaaaataagttatgggtgaatgagaaattgatctCACAGAACTATTGGTtgacatgtttttataaaaccaaaaacccTTTATGCAAcataggaaagaaaaaatattttttttttagtttatacagAAGGATGTTAAGGAGTCATAAATGAGTCTTAACAAAGTAGTATAGGTTTAACCCACAAACGCGTGATCAAATCAGCTAAGCTATGGCTCGAGCTCCTAGTTCCAGGTTTTAGGTCCTCAGTCTTggttttgggttattttttcctaacatattttgatcttgaatttgggtttattataaaataactctttggctcataaataattattttttgctagCCTATTTTTTTGTCCAATCCAGCCCATGAATCTAATTAGTTTTCTTCAAGAAGAGTTTCTTTAAATCGTATTAGTTTTTTCAACTCAGTTCATCAAATTTAAAGCCAAAacattaatgtttaattttgattttatgacGGTTAATCAAAGTTAATAATGGTGGAAATCAATTCTAGTAATCATCATTATTAATTCTTTATCAGTTTTAATTCCAAAATCCATTATAAAAAAAGGGTGAATGAAGAGTTTCTTGCATTGTTTATCctgattttatatattcttaCTCACCTCAGTTTTTAAAGTTATCTCTGTACTTTCtgaactttgttttttcttctaatctAGAGTTTagacttaattttattaagagaTAATTGAGTCTAAATAAGATGTTGTTGTtggaatcttaaaaaatatattgtaaagATCTTAGTTGCGCTAAGTGAGGAGCAATGAAACATTAAGGataaagaatttattatgaCGAGACGAcgacaacaacagcagcagcagcaacaacaactttattattttacatatgaACATTATTTTGGACAAAACCATAATATCATGAATTTTCACAAAACCATAATATCATGAATTTTCACACTTAAACATAACAAAAGCAAAACATTACTAAGATCTTATCAAGGATAAAGCTCAATGAGAGCTCTTGTGCCTAGCACAGGGTGTATCTTATAATTGAGGAAACCAGCATCAAAGAAGAGCTTAGCccactccttttcatttctctcCATGCCACTAAAACCCACCATCAATTGTAGATCAAAAAGTAGCTGCGTTTCAATTGACCCCTCGTCTCCATTCAGGTTCTCTCTCACCATATCTATAATTATCACCTTCCCAGCTTTCTGCTGTCCCGTACTCATAATTGCTTGTTTGCATCGTCTAAGTATTTTCACGCAGTCTTCATCACTCCAGTCATGCAGTATCCACTGTTTTTCATTTGCCATAAGATATGTAGCATGAATAAATGAAGAcgggaaaaaaaatcctaaaggAAATAGAAAACATAAGATGCATGTATATAGAAACTCCGTAGTATAGATTTTTGGGTTAGAGATGATGTCCATCTTTGAATATAAATCTTCATATGCATGTGTTCGCAGAGGTCAGGAATGGaaaagtttatatatgtgtCAAAATATAAGCCCAAGGATggacgtgtatatatatatatatgcaaatttaatatatagtggTGGTATAAGAATactgttaaaattaatttaccttGAGTAAAATTGCGTCTGCTGGAGGAACTGCCTCGAACATATCCCCCCCtacatacttcaaatttttGCTGCCTTGCAAGTCAGAAACCACATGGGGGAGATCAAACACGGTGCAGTCCATGTGGGGAAATGCTTCAGCAATGCCCTTGGCCATAGTTCCTAAGCCTCCCCCGACATCCACCAAAGAATTCACCCCATCAAAGATGCCTTTACATTTGCATACAACCACCTTACTAACTAGTATGCTATCTCTAGCCATGGCATCATTAAAGAGATTGTTGATTCTTGGATCTTGGCCAGCGTACTCCCAAAATGTATTTTCATGGGCAACACTAAATGCATTGCGATCATCATTTTGGAACCAAGTGCTCAAGCAATCCCATGGTTTTGTCAGAACTGGGTCGAGAAACACAAGTAAAAGAGGTCTCATACTCCAGGGATTGTCCTTGAGTAGGAGACGAGTGGATTGGGTAAGGGAATAGGCATCTTGGTTGTGAATGTCATTAAGATTTTGCTGGGAAAAGAAACCAGAGTGCACGAGAATACGCATAAGGCGGTGGACATATTGAGCTTTTGATGGGTGGATTGGTAGGGCAGAAACAAGCTCAGAGAGGGTCATGGGTTTGCCATGTTTTTGGATCACATCTGGTATGCCTAGTTGAACAGCACATTTCAAAGTCATGGAGTTTATGAAGTAGAATATATGATTCCACACATGAGTTTGAGCTTGAAGTAGCTCACTAGCACTTTCCTCATTAATCAACTCCATTGATTTTTAAGTAGTATATATGCTGTTATCTCGCCATATTTATAGGAGTGAAACTTGCTGTAACCTTGGAGAAGGCTTAATTTCGCAACTGTtgtatacaataaaaatattaaaaggataaattcttaaataacaaatgatttgatttcaaataagCTATTAGAGTTCTGTTAATGATAAGAATTTGTATTAAAAGGATAAGTTCTTAAATAACAACGGGTatgatttgatttcaaataagCTATTAGAGTTCTGTTAATGATAAGAATTTGACttaaaacacataaaagaacAATTAGTCCAGCTCTGCACTGATTTTCCCAAACtgctataataattattttttaaaaaacaattagtccCCAATTCGGTGCCTAAATTTTTTGCAGCTACACGTTTTTTACGTCAACTTATCCTAAACTTAAGAAAACCAGTCCTCTTGAAAgatgtgaaaaaaagaaaaaaaatactcaattcAAAGtgtgatttattttcaaactctctataataattttaaaaaattctattgaacagaaatagaaaataattaaaaaaattgaattaatataaaattcaaatattttaaaatcaattatcttaatataaaaataaaaaatttattataaatttatacattCAAGTATAATAAAACTAGAATAGAGGCGGTGTTGGAGGAGGAAGAGGTTAGTCGTCCTCGGGACCAATAAAGAGGTGCACATGTATCGTCCATATGTGATTTTATATCCATGACTATTTAATGGAGTTCTTGTAGAGAGTCgttcatattttttcattgaGATGAGTTGTATGTTCTTGCACTCCTTAATCTAATAAGGCCACAAACTTCAGAGATTGAGTGCTCGAGAACGATTGCAAGCACCGAACGATTGAAACACTATGGGACGTCTACAAGTTCTCGGCTATGTGTTAGATTGTCCATACAATCGATTTTTATCGATTCCATCGGCCTATAATTTACTGTAATTTGTGCCATAATCCTATAATAGTTCATcagaatcttttaaaagataaaaaaaaccttatcgCGTCTatattaggttcttcatctactATTGGACATTGACCGGCATGACCTTATTTCATTTTCATCGCATCCATAATCATATTTCTATAaggattattattgttatctacaacttcatgcatattactagcactagaagttgactcaGTCATCCTTTCTATCAGGGTCTCGagaggaacatatggttctctgtgtgcataccaacaaATGTATTGCTCAATAAACCCTTTTTTGTAAAAGATACATTGTTACAACATCTAAatcaagaaactttttatttttacatctgTTGTATGGACATCTAATATTGCTTcaactaatattttttggattagatattgcataattaataaaaccctgaattccattacaataatccatccttcgtaattcttggggtgaatctcAATACATCCATAAACGATCATCCATCACTTTTATCGAAactatatcaaataatgatggcaacatgtattaattaattacgttaactaaaacaatttgcaaaaatattggtttagctcaagtttattcaatctattttaatatttctcttaattcattatcaattatctacataaaaGTAAATTTATACACATTTACCAGAAATTACAACTCGACAATAAATTTGACAAATATAAATGGACCCgttaaataaatcattatttatttcatcacaaaacatctAAGTTGGTAATTTGacataagtttcaacaatttacaatcaaatacaattttataaaatataaaacaaatcataacatgtacaaatcataaatccatacaataagtttgtttgagaaaaaactttaaaacaagtaaacttccaaataaaacacatatactacaaaaatatgcaaaaaaataacattttaaaattgtgttcaaattaaaaaaaaatgatagatttgcttttttaaggtggagaatcctcaatgaaatttgaatcagaacacggatgctgacAAACTGAGTGTTGTGGTGGCTAGAAAACTTATGGAaggttgagttgtgttgagattgagATTGAGATTGAGGGATGGTTATTTTGTTACATAGAAAAGTTttacagagaagaagaagagagggggAGGAGGGTTGAGCgttaggtcataaattaaatattctcGACGGATTGACCGACAAAATTATTTCGATGATAACTACGTCagtaattctgtcggtataaaTGTCACTTcaccatatgatttttttttcatcccacTGTAATATCGTCCGTAATGTTGTCAGTATATACCGATGATAGTTTTCCGTTGGGATATTCATGGACGAATTGTACCATTGGTCGAATGTTGTCGGTAACATCGTTTGTAAGAACTTACACATAATCATATTGTTTggctttttttattccttttatttccaCTGCGATTCCCTCATTATATACCGACAACATATTCTCATTGGTGTTTACCGACATATTTAGTGATGGAAAAATTTGGTCGGTAAATGTCACCGCAATATACCGATATACAAATTatgttggtatttttatttgtatttgctaattttttggTAGTAAATAATCACAAGActtttactaaaaataataaaaatcacgataagaaacaataataaatcgtCGATAAACAAATTGTTATGAAGTTca
This window of the Populus trichocarpa isolate Nisqually-1 chromosome 13, P.trichocarpa_v4.1, whole genome shotgun sequence genome carries:
- the LOC18110265 gene encoding trans-resveratrol di-O-methyltransferase, whose product is MELINEESASELLQAQTHVWNHIFYFINSMTLKCAVQLGIPDVIQKHGKPMTLSELVSALPIHPSKAQYVHRLMRILVHSGFFSQQNLNDIHNQDAYSLTQSTRLLLKDNPWSMRPLLLVFLDPVLTKPWDCLSTWFQNDDRNAFSVAHENTFWEYAGQDPRINNLFNDAMARDSILVSKVVVCKCKGIFDGVNSLVDVGGGLGTMAKGIAEAFPHMDCTVFDLPHVVSDLQGSKNLKYVGGDMFEAVPPADAILLKWILHDWSDEDCVKILRRCKQAIMSTGQQKAGKVIIIDMVRENLNGDEGSIETQLLFDLQLMVGFSGMERNEKEWAKLFFDAGFLNYKIHPVLGTRALIELYP